From the Manis javanica isolate MJ-LG chromosome 13, MJ_LKY, whole genome shotgun sequence genome, one window contains:
- the ANGPTL8 gene encoding angiopoietin-like protein 8 encodes MPTLTLCLLCALAAVARPALAAPVGRLEPAQHEELTLLFHGALQLGQALNGVYRTTDAQLTEARHNLDLYGRTLGLLGQEVSRGRDAAQELHTSLLEMQMEENALKLQAEAIAQALGEVAQGQQVLHESMQQLEVQLRDVWLDHARQEFEALKAHADKQSHTMWALMGHVQRQRQEMAEQQERLRQIQERLHTAALPA; translated from the exons ATGCCCACGCTCACACTGTGCCTTCTGTGTGCCCTGGCAGCAGTGGCCCGGCCTGCTTTGGCGGCTCCCGTGGGCAGACTGGAGCCAGCGCAACATGAGGAGCTGACCCTGCTCTTCCATGGGGCCCTGCAGCTGGGCCAAGCCCTCAACGGCGTGTACAGGACTACGGATGCACAGCTGACAGAGGCCAGGCACAACCTGGACCTCTATGGCCGTACACTGGGGCTCCTGGGGCAGGAAGTCAGCCGGGGCCGGGATGCAGCCCAGGAGCTACACACAAGCCTGTTGGAGATGCAG ATGGAGGAGAATGCTCTAAAGCTGCAAGCAGAAGCTATAGCCCAGGCTCTGGGAGAGGTGGCCCAAGGACAGCAGGTGTTACATGAAAGCATGCAGCAGCTGGAAGTCCAACTGAGGGATGTTTGGCTGGACCATGCCCGCCAGGAATTTGAGGCATTAAAG GCCCACGCTGACAAGCAGAGCCACACCATGTGGGCCCTCATGGGCCACGTGCAGCGACAGAGGCAGGAGATGGCAGAGCAGCAAGAGCGGCTACGACAGATCCAGGAGAG ACTCCACACAGCAGCGCTCCCAGCCTGA